ATCCCCAACCATCTGAAAATACTTCTCAACCAGAACAAACCGTCAGCATTGCAGGTAATGCACCTCAGATTTTGATTGTTGATGATGATATTAACCACCGTTTGATGTTGATAAGTTTACTACAAGATATGGGTTATCGTATCCTGGAAGCCAGTGATGGCAAACAAGGTTTTACCTTAGCCATAGAACATCATCCCGATATCATTTTGCTCGACCTAGCGATGCCAAATATGGATGGTTTTGAGATGATGATTCACCTGCAAACACATCCCCAAACCTCTTCTATTCCCATCATCGTTTCTAGTGCTAACGTTTTTGAGGAAAACCGTCAACGGAGTTTAGAAGCAGGAGCAACTGCATTTGTACCCAAACCTCTTCAGAAGAGTGAACTGCTCAATGCATTGCAACCCCTAGTTAAAGTTGACTGGGTTTCTCCAAACATCGCACCCCCAAACCCATCTTCCCAAAAAGAAAATACTCCTAGTCCTCAAGAATTAATTTTGCCATCCCAGGATACTTTGCAGCAACTATATCATTTGGCAATGATGGGAGATATCCCAGGAATAGAAGAAGTATTACAACAACAGGTAGGGCAAAACCAAGAAATCACTCCCTTTGCAACTGAATTAAGTAAACTGACTAATAGCTTTCAGACTGCAAAAATCCGCAAATATATTAAATCTTTTATCATAGAAGGTACATTAAAATGAGCGAGAAGTTTGTCACCCAGCCAATACGTATTTTGTTAGTCGATGATAATCCCAATAACTTGAAAGTACTATCAGAAGGAATTCAGGGATATGGTTGGAAAATATTGATGGCTACCGATGGAGAATCAGCAATTGAGCAAGCAGAATATGCTCTCCCTGATTTAATTATTTTGGATGTGATGATGCCCGGAATTGATGGTTTTGAAACTTGTTCTCGGTTAAAAGCTAATGCCGTCACTCAAAATATTCCCATCATTTTTATGACAGCTTTATCTGATGCCACAGAGAAGGTCAAAGGATTAGAAATTGGGGCTGTAGACTATATTACTAAACCATTTCAACAGGCAGAAGTGATTGCTCGATTGAAACTCCATTTACAAATTTCCCATCTCACCCGCACTTTAGAACAGCAGGTACAAGAACGCACCGCAGCATTAACCCAATCTCTTCAACAATTACAGCAGACTCAACTGCAAATGATTCAAAATGAAAAAATGTCAGCATTGGGTAATTTAGTTGCAGGGATAGCTCACGAAATGAATAATCCTCTGGGATTTATTTCCGCAACTCTCAAACAAGCAAAACCGAATATTGGCGATATTATCGAGCATTTACATCTATACCAAGAAAGTTTACCAAATCCCAGTGAGGAAATTATTGAGCATGCGGAAGAAATCGACTTAGATTATTGCATTGAAGATTTATCTAAGATGATTGATTCCATGACCATGGCTTGCGATCGCATTAAAAATATTAGTAATAGTTTAAGAACTTTTTCTAGGGCAGACCGAGATGAGAAACAATTATTTAATATCCATGAAGGTATTGATAGTACAATTTTAATTCTGAAACATCGTCTCAAGGCAAATGAGCAGCGTCCAGCAATTGAAGTATTTACCGAGTATGGTGATATTCCTCAGATAGAATGCTTTCCTGGTCAACTTAATCAGGTATTTATGAATATTCTGGCGAATGCGATTGATGCTTTAGATGAGTCTATTGCCGGTTGTAGTTATCAAGAAATTGCAGCTAATCCTAAGCAAATTACTATTACAACTATTACGGTCGAGCAACAGGTAAAAATTATGATTAGCGATAACGGAATTGGGATGACTGAAGAAGTTCAAGAAAAGATTTTTGATAACCTCTTTACTACCAAAGGAGTCAATAAAGGTACAGGTTTAGGTTTGGCGATCGCTAAACAAATTATTTGCGATAAACACCATGGGGTGATTGAATGCTCGTCCATTATCGGTAAGGGGACAAAATTTATGCTGACAATGCCCATATCTGGTTGAAATGACAAAACGTGCTGCGAGGGTTTTATTGGCATTGGCGATCGCTACATTTTCCATAGCTCTATGGCACAATAAAATCAGCGAAATTCCAGCATTGTCTGTCTTTAAGACTTCCCCCTATGTCTAAAAACAACTCCTCCAAAAACCGCATCGTCTATCAAGAGTTTGGTGACAACAATTCTCCCGCCCTAGAAAGGGCAACCCCAGATTTACCACCAGAAAAGCAAAATGTCCGCGTTCAAGCCACCCGCTCTGGACGTAAAGGCAAAACTGTCACAGTTATTACTGGTTTCCAAAGTAACCCAGATACCCTACAAAATTTACTGAAGCAGTTGAAGACACAGTGTGGCACCGGGGGAACAGTCAAAGATAACGAAATCGAAATCCAAGGCGATCAAAAACAGAAGATTCTGGAAATTCTCTTAAAACTAGGCTACAAAGCTAAAATCAGTGGTGGCTGATGTTAAGTGGCGATAGAACTCCGTTCCGCTACGCGATCGCCCAAGCATATTTATTTTGCAAATATCAATACCGTCTCTACTAGAAGGCATATCCGGAAAAATTACAATACCATAGCTGAGTGATATAGTGCTTGGCTTAAAGAAAATCCCATGACTGTTGTTACACAAAAAGAAATCGCCCTAGTTCGTTCCCAACTCGCAGATGATGAAAAAGCAATGGAAGCATTGGATGTCATCGAAGACTGTGAGGGAGACTTAGAAGATGCAGCGATGACTTTAGCTATTCGAGTAGGACAAGAACCAGAAAGAGCCAATTCGGAATGGTTAGACGCATTAGCTAGAAGTTGGCGCGCTGTCATCTGTCAGCCGGAATTCCGCGCAGACTTAGAGAATCAATCCCTACAAAGGATGATGGCACAGTTACAAACCATGAAAACTTTTCCCAAAATTTTAGCCACACCAGTTTTAATGTATGTTCTCAAACAGGGTGTAAATAACTTTTGTCAACCATTAGATTTGGTGAATGGGGATAAGGGAATAGGAAATCATGAAACACCCTAGGTATACCATCCTTGTGGAGCGAAAAAACCTCAATTTTCCGTCGATTGGCTAAGTGCTAGAGCCTAGGGCACTCTGCGGGAACAGCTCCCTTGAGCATGAGATTTCCATATCTCCGACATCCTCTAAGAGTTGATTAACCGATTCTTCAGAGGATGTCATTAAAAGTTTAGAAAACTATAGATACAGATAATTTTCTATGATTAGTGTCAATTACATAAGAAATATTTTTCTAGCATGACCACAAAACTATCATTCTCCATGGTTTATAGCTAGGGATCATGGTTTTTGTAATTGAAAGTATAACAAAAAATAAAATTTTACCCCTAAGGTTAGATGTAGACGTTATCATGTGGACATGATAATAATAAAAATTGTGCAAAAACTACTCAGTAATTAATGATAGCAAGAGCATCTCAAATTTTGTTTTCGGTTACTAATCATCTACTTCGATAAGAAAACGCGATGCGGATTACCTTCCATGAAACCTGGTAAATTCAATTTCTTACCAGTCTCAATTAACTTGCAAATTTTTGCTTTATAAAATCCAGGGGTAGGAAGATGTTGACAGTGCAAAAAGTACGTTGTCCTAATTGTGGGAATGAAGGGGAAAGATATTATATTGCTGATAGAAATTTAATGCGGACACAATGCCATCACTGTGATTATTTGTTAGTTAGTTGTATTCTTACAGGCAAAGTTTTAGAAGCTTATGCTCCAGGAATTCCAGTGAAGAAATGATTTTGAGTATGGGTAATAGGGAAGTTGCAATGGGATGAGGGAAAGAGAATTTTCCCATTACTCATCACTCATCACTCATCACTCATTACTCATCACTCATTACTCATTACTCATTACTTCTTACTTGCTCGCAATTGCCCACAAGCTGCATCTGCTGCTAAACCTCGTGAATAGCGCACAGTGACAGCGATATGATGTTGCTTGAGAATATTTGTAAAAGTTTGGATGCGATCGCCACTAGGACGTTGATAATCGACTTCTGAAATGGGATTGTAGGGAATCAAGTTCACATGAGTTTGGAAACCCCGCAAAAGTCCAGCTAATTCTGTAGCGTGTTCGGGTAAATCGTTTACACCTGCCAGTAAAACATACTCGAAAGTGATACGTCTACCTGTAATTTCCACAGCTTCTCGACATTCGGCAAGTAAATCTTCTATGGGGTAGGAATGAGCGCTAGGAATTAATTGCTCTCGTAGGGGTTGGTTGGGTGCATGGAGACTGACAGCAAGGGTAACTTGTAATTTTTCCTCGGCAAATTGGCGAATGCGATCGCGGATACCGACAGTCGAAAGGGTAAGATTACGTTGTCCGATACCAACATCTTGATTTAAAGATTTGATCGCACCTAGGACATGATTCATATTTAACAATGGTTCACCCATGCCCATAAAAACAATATTACTTACCCGTTGCTGAAAGTCTGACTGAACTGTGAGAACTTGATCGATAATTTCATGACGTGCTAAATTCCGTTTAAAGCCACCCTTGCCAGTAGCGCAGAAATCACAAGCCATGGGACATCCCACCTGGGTAGAAACGCAGACGGTGAGACGTTCTAAGGATTCAGGATCGGGAAAACGGGGGTTGGTGTAAGTCGGAATTCCCACGGTTTCCACAATTTGCCCATCTGTTAGTTGTAAAAGATATTTGACTGTACCATCGGGAGCAACGGAGCGGTAATGTAGGGTAGAACGCCCGATGGGGATATCTGCAATTTGCGATCGCCACTGTTTAGAAAATACAGAAATATCTGCTAGCGATCGCGCCCCTTGATGATAAATCCAATCATGGAGTTGCTTACCCCGATAAGCTGGTTGCCCTTGGGATTGTACCCACATTGTCAATTCTGCTAAACTGGCTCCGAGCAAGGGAGGAACGGGAATCGAGGCAATTTTTGTCTCAGAGTTAGCAACCAGGGATGGAGCAGACATGATAGTTTATCGGCGATCGCAGGACATTCCTAACGGTAGCAGAAAACTCTTAAAAAATCAGGGATGGGGAAATTGAGTCACAAATCCTTAACTCTATCCTTGATTTTATCCACCATTCCTAACCAAAGGTTGTCCCATTCCACCCCCACATCGCACCTTTGGCATCAGCAAACTCAATATAAATTCGATTTTTCGCCACACCCAAAACTTGGTTAATTTGTTGACAAAAATCTTGACTCATGCTCTGAGTCTGTTCTGGTTTCATACTCCCTACGCTCTTAATTTCAATGTAACAAACGGGTTCCGTTGTGCCGCCAAAAGTCATGGGAATATCTGACTCAAACGCCGTCATCACATAGGATTCCGGTTTGCCGGTATGCTTGGCTAACATCGAGGAAAGACTTTTCAGCATTGTCTCAATCTCGCCTTTTGCAGGTGCAGTCAGGGAAGTTTGAACTTTGATGAGTGGCATAGTCGATGAAATAATTGATTTTTAAACAACTGGTAGTGCATTTTATCGGACTTCCGATATTGTCACAATGCTTGGTGCATGAATCAGAAATCCAGCACCTTTCAACCATCCTCTGTATTTGAATTGTTAGCCCGCCCTGTGGGGGAAAGAGTTTGGTTCTCCCGCGTTACTCTGCTCATGTGCGACATAAGGTTCTAAGGGTACAGATGCTCCACCAAAACTTTTCCTTTCAGAGCCTAACCTTCTGATTCATACAGAATTGGTACTACTCTTAGCATCTTCTATTACACGTGTTAACAAAAGTTCATAGAATTATGCGATAAATAGGAATTGTGTACTTTTGTAAAGAAGTCAAGTATTAGTAATCTATCCTATTAGAAAGCATAGAGAAAAATTCAGTAATTAGTATAGAATAATGCTTTTATCTTAAAAACAATACATAGTTGATTTATTTTAATGAAAAGTTAGAGTGTATACAATTAGGCATAAATAAAACATAAACTCGTATCATATATGTATATTTACTTATATTATTTCGTAACATAAATTTAAATATGTTTTATATAACAACAAAACAACTGGGATGTTGTAATAGTCACTAATGTAAAATCCATATCCTTGATTAATAACTATATATCTTTGTATCTTTAAAGCGTGATTCTCGCAGTTACTTTCTGAGTTGGAAATTACACCAAGATTTATCAAATTAATATCGAATCTTTATGAATACAACCTAATAGATATCTCCCTAGGTGCATAAAGTTTTGTTAAGATGTTCGTGTTGGTAGTTCTTCCACGAAATTCGACAATCAAAGTGTGAATCACTCACTAGAGTAAAAACTACTAACACCATTGAGTTCAAAAGAGCAAGCTATGACCACCTACATTCTTTTCGACGATGCCTTACGGATGCTTGTTAATGCCTTTTTATTATCCGTAGGTATATTAATTGCGGTTTCCGGTTTTGGGTTAGCAGTTGTAGAAATCGTAGAAAAAGCAGAAGTCAGAGAACCTGCTCCCAAGCGATTCCCTTAGACCGAAGCAAAAAAAATTACTAAATATCGAAAACCATTGATTCCCTGTGTTCACTTGTCAGTAAAGCTGGGCACACTATACTTAGAAGCATGATTTGGTCGCAATATTTACCTCGATACTACGTAGACAGGGGTAAGAGCGCTACCGATGAAGTGCCAACACAGGAGGAAATAACAATGGGTTTATTCGATCAAATGCTTGGCGCACAAAGTTCAGTTCAAGAAACGTTAAGTCCTACGGAAGCTTTTGCAGCTATTACCTTAGCGGCGATCGCCTCGGATGGGTACCTTTCTGAAGAAGAAGGAAGAGTTATCTCATCAACACTGTCACGGATGAGACTATTTAAAAGTTACTCAAATGACGTGATGGTGCGAATGTTTGACAAACTGTTGGGAATACTGCGACGGGAAGGGATTAATACCTTATTTCGGGTAGCGAAAGCATCCTTACCCCACGATTTACGGGAAGCTGCTTTTGCGGTAGCGACTGATTTAGTATTAGCTGACGGTATTGTTGCCCAAGAGGAACAGGATTTTTTAAACGATTTATGCCTAGATTTGGGTATCGATAGTAATGTTGCCACCCAAATTGTGGAAGTCATGTTGATAAAAAACCGGGGATAATCTCTGCTCCTAGATAAAAGCCACTTTTGACATCAATTTTAAAGCGTGGATGGCAGGGATAGACGGATTGATTTAAGGATAGTTCTTCTATATACTGCTGAATCTTTGGAAATTAAGAGAATATTTGCCATCAAAACTTAATTATCGTCAAGCTACCATGGTGACATCTATCAAGTTTTGAGCAAGTTGAGATACATAATATATATGGGTGGTGCCAAAGGGGTGAAATACTTCTTTGGCATTACTTATAGCATCATGTGGCGGGGTTAGGATTTCCCTGGATTTCTCCGATCATATTCAATTTGCCCATAGTCTAACTTGATTATCCTATCGGCAATATGGAAATAATGGTCATCATGACTAATCACGAAGACGGTTTTCCCCCGTGCCTTGAGATTTGCTAAGATTTGTTGGTAGAATATTTCTCGAAACATGGGGTCTTGGTCGGAAGCCCATTCATCAAAGAGATAGATAGGACGATTTTCTAGGTAGGCAGTGAGTAATGCTAAACGTTTTCTTTGTCCTTGGGATAGGGCTGTAGTGGATAATTTACCGTCACTTACTTTGACTTTCTTATCTAAGTTTAGTTGGTGTAAATAGTTTTTTGCCTCTGTATCTAAATCTGTGTTGGTAAATCCCAGAAGCTTGTCAAAGAGGAAGTAATCACTGAAGACGACAGAAAAGTGTTGCCGATACCATTCACGATTCTTATCATCAATGGGAGTATTATCTAATAAAATTTCTCCCTGTTCCGGAATATACAAACCTGTAATGATTTTTGCCAGGGTTGATTTACCACTACCGTTACCACCAATCAGAAAAATAATTTCTCCCCCATGGAAAGTTAAATCTAAAGCTCCTAGTACAAAGTTACTATCTTCTGTTTCTGTGGGATAGTTGTGGGTGACTTGTCTAAGCTCCAGGGTTTGCCAAGTTTGATTTATCGGAGAGAGGGGTGTTAAGTTGTTTTCCTGTTGAGCTGCGATCGCTAACCCTAGGGTTCTGATTTTATTTAATGCGACATCAGCTCTGGCGATCGCCTGAATACGCTCCAAAATTGTCTGCAATGGTAGCATCATATAAATAATCGTCAAAATATATGATGAGAGCAGGGATGGTGAGATATTCAACAAGCTAGGAAAAAGAAAGAGAAATAAGCCAATAAATGTAAACAGTAATAAATTCCCCCACCCCATGGCGATCGCGTAGGTGAGTAAGGCAGAAATATTATAATCACGAGACTTTCCGGCAGTTTGTTGTAATTCTTCTGAGAAAAACTGTTGCCGACGAGCAGAGTTTAATTTTAATTCTTTAACGCCATCGGTAATTGCCCGAAAATCTTTAAATAAGTTATCCTGCTCTTCTCTAGCTAATAAAAAATAGTGATTACCTCTCTTAATTTGTAGCTGCACAGTCAGAATTGATAGGAGCAAAAAGCCTGCGGTAAAGGCAAAAACAGGTGTAGATAACCATGCTAAATAAATCAAACAACCAATAATAATCGATGTGTCAATGCAAATAAATGGAATGGCAAAAATCGTATTTGATAAGGTTGTAACATCATCGGTAAGAGTTGCTAATAAACGATTGGCTCCCAATTCTTCTAAATGACGTAGGGGTGTAGATAAAATTTCCTGACTAAAGCGCAATCGTAAACGGTATACAGCACCTTGAGATAAATTAATTAAGAGAATCTGGGAAGTGATTCCACTCACAACAACCACCAAAACCAGAAAAGCAAACTGCCACAGTAAATCATCTGCAAATTTTCCTGATGCGAACCCCTGACTAATACTCTGGTTAACTAAAGAAATGAGTCTTGCTGTCGTACTACCGCTAATCAAACCAGTGATCACAGCAATAATCACTTGCACAAAAGAAGCTTGGAGAAGAAATAATATGAGATTCATCAGATTTGGGGAAAATTAACGCAAATATGAGAAATATACTTAGTATCAATAATATCGCCTGTACAACAAAAAAATCCCTCTCGTGGCTGGGAGGGGAAAGGTAAAATTATTTTGCTAAATTCTCAGGAATGAACCTTAAAACATATTCATGATGACAATGATAGTTGCACTGGTTATCAAAACCATAACTCCCATAAGTATAGATATACCGATATTGTTGGGATTTGTAGTGTCTTTCATATTTGGCTAACCTTTTGAGGTTAAGGATTTCTTAACAGTATCAAGATAGGGTTATTTTTTAATTAAAAAACCACAAAGCTTAATCTTAGTTTATATTCCTTATTATTTGTAGAAGTGATTACACTTATGAGCCTTGTTTAAGGGTGTGATGATTCGTTGCTCAACGCCTTACAGCATCAAAGGTTTAAACACATCACAGGCTGAAAGTCTTAGCTAGTAAACGCTCTGAACCAAGTTTACAAGCACCTCCACAAAAAACAACGCGACATTAACTACTGATTAGGGTATCCCAGCTTGTTGAAAAATATCTTGAGGTGTAAACGTGATTCCTTTTTTATCACAGATACCCAAACAGTGTTCGGTTTATCCAAAAATTTGGCGCACCACTTCTCAAAACAAGGGAGCATAGATGAGAAATTTGCTTCCTTCATTGCCAACAAAAGATTAATTCAAGTATAAGCACTGGCAGTTAAGTATTTTAGCTGATTTCACGGAATATTTTTCGTAAAGTCCAGATAATCTACTCTCTTCCCCGCTCTCTTTCCAAGTCAGCAATAACTTTTTCCATATACCATGATTCTGGCATTCCGGGATAATTATATTTAGCTTGCTCAATTAATCTGGCTGCAATTTCCCAATAACCTCCTACCATTCTTTGTAACCGTTGGCGTAATAAATTTTGTTGCGATTTTTTAACTTCTGGGGCAAGGGATTGAATTTTATTTAAACTGCTTAAAACTTGTTGATAGTTACCCCAATCTTCCTTTTCACAGTAAATACTGGCAGCTTTTTGATAGTCGCTAATTGCTGCTTGCATTTCTTCCAAACAAGTGTGAGTCAAAGCGCGATTGTAGTACGCTGAGGCATCATCAGGGTTAATTTGTAGAGCTTGGCTGTAATCTTGAATTGCTCCTAAATAATTGCCGATGGCGTGGTATGCTTGCCCACGGGCAGTGTAAATTAAGGTATCCTGGGGTTGAAGTTGGATAGCTTGATTAAAATCTGCGATCGCCCCTTGATGATCTCCCAGAGCTAATCTGGCTCGACCTCGGTTACGATAGACAATGACATCAGTAAAATTCAATCTCAGTGCTTGGTTAAAGTCGGCGATCGCCTGTTGATATTTTCCCTGTTTACAATACACCACACCTCGACAGCAGAGAGCTTGAGCATCCTGGGAATCGATACCTAAAGCCCAGTTTAAATCTTCTAGGGCTTGGTGAGTATCCCCGTTTTCCGCTTTGTCGAGTAATTGGGTGAAATATTCCTGGGGAGAAATTAGAGGTTTGGTAGGAGTTGGGGAAACAGTAGTTACCGGGGATGGGGATTGCAACTGTTTAATACTTGCTAAACAACTTTGACAACCCTCCTTATCCTTTTGCTGTAAATACAATTCTGCTGCTTGTTTGAAGTTGGCGATCGCCTCTTGCAGACTTCCCAATTTCCGCTTGACTATCCCCCGTAATTGATGGGCAGGAGCATAATTATAATTTATCCTAATTGCCGCCTCCGCATCAGCCAAGGTTCCGGGCAAATTTTTTAAAGCCAGTTTTGCCAGCCCTCGACTGTAGTATGCTTCTAAAAACTGCGGATTCAACTTTAACGCCTCGTTATAATCACCAATCGCTCGCAAATTGTCACCAGAATTATAGTATGCTAGACCTCGGCGCAGATACCCTTCGGGAAAGTTAGGAACCTCTGTAATGGCTTGGGTAAAGTGGGCGATCGCCTCAGCAAAATTTTGTTGCTTGGCTAACTCTAATCCTTTATTGTAAGATTCGTGATTCATTTTGACGATAACAAGGATAATAATAGATTTTTCTTCTTTATACTTTATACTTCAGTTTTCTGGTGGGTAATTTCTGATTACTCCCCCATTTATCGATTTTTCAAAACCCAAAAAACTATCCAATTCCCTTCCAAATGTTAGCCATCAATCCAATCAAACCACAACATTAATCCATGGATAACTATATTTATCATTACCCTACTCTCTATCCCGGAACTTTGATTCGCCGTTATAAACGTTTCTTTGCTGAGGTAGAATTAGAATCAGGTGAAATCGTGACTGCCCATTGTCCAAACACTGGACCAATGACTGGTGTCTACATTCCCGGAAATCCAGTTATGCTATCTTTGAGCGACAATCCCAATCGCAAATTACCCTACACCTGGGAATTAATTCAACTCACAGACAATCAACCCACCTGGGTAGGAGTCAATACTGCACTCCCCAATAAAATTATTAAATTAGCCCTAGAAAAATATTTATTCCCAGAATTAGGAACCTATACAAATATTCGCCCAGAAGTTGTATATGGAGCAGATAAAAAAAGCCGCATAGATTTTCTTATTTCTAACACAGACAGCCAAAAATCTATATACCTAGAAGTAAAAAACACTACCTGGACTGATAAAAACTTAGCCTTATTTCCCGATACAGAAACTACACGAGGGCAAAAACATTTACGGGAACTTATGGCATTATTACCCAAATTTCGCGCCGTCATGCTATACTTTATCAACCGAGAAGATTGCACAGAATTTGCTCCCGGAGATAGGGCAGACCCTAAGTATGGAGCACTCCTCAGACAAGCATATCAATTAGGTTTAGAAGTATTACCCTGCCGATTCGCAATTTCTCCAAAAGGTATCCGTTATTTAGGTTTGGCAACCCTAAAACTTGGCGAATAAACTTCACTTCTTCAACCTAACATAAGCAGTCATCTTAACTTTCATCATCAACCCAAATGAATATTTCACTATTTGCAATTCCTCTTATTTCCATTAGCTTAACTAATGGTTTTAATTGCCATTGTTTTCATAAATACGAGAAAATATAGATTAAAATCCTCTACCCTAAGGTAGATTTTTAGACAACCCATTAAATAAAATTTGACTATTTAAAACTATGGATTTGATATTTTGAGACTTTAGATAGACAAAAATTCTTCGGTGAAAGCTATATATTCTAAGGTGTCAAGCTAATTACTAGCTCAAATGAACAATTAAGGGTATAATAGGGGGGAGAAATAAAATACCTTGAAGTTGACCTTTATATTCGGGAAAAAGTGATTGACATAATCAACAACCTATTGCCCAATAGAAAACCAAATTCATTTATGCCCCATTTTAAATAGCAAAAATAACTGAATCTCAATTGAGGTGATATCTCTGTTTGCATATATCACTCACAGCTAAAACTCAAACGTAATTAGCTCGCTTTGCTGCGGATTTAGAGAAAAATTATGACATTTTACCTACCATTATCTCAAGAGATAATTACTCAAAATGCAGATTTATCTCTAAAATTCCCATCAAACAACAGACTTCTTCCAGAAATAAAACAATAGGGATAGCATGAAAGATTCTTTGACAACCATTCATCTTTCTCCCTTGATTCCTTATTGCAAACCTTATCGCTGTAATAAGTCTGATATCCCTAAGCAGCTTTCATCTATGCATCACAGGATATAGCTGCATTTAGATAATTTTTTAGGAGTTCAATAAAATGCGGATTGCTCAAATTGCACCACTATGGGAAACTGTTCCTCCACCAGCCTATGGCGGGATAGAATTAGTAGTGGCATTACTCACAGATGAGCTGGTACGTCGAGGACATGAAGTGACTCTATTTGCATCAGGAGATTCCACAACCCT
The Calothrix sp. 336/3 DNA segment above includes these coding regions:
- a CDS encoding sensor histidine kinase, which gives rise to MSEKFVTQPIRILLVDDNPNNLKVLSEGIQGYGWKILMATDGESAIEQAEYALPDLIILDVMMPGIDGFETCSRLKANAVTQNIPIIFMTALSDATEKVKGLEIGAVDYITKPFQQAEVIARLKLHLQISHLTRTLEQQVQERTAALTQSLQQLQQTQLQMIQNEKMSALGNLVAGIAHEMNNPLGFISATLKQAKPNIGDIIEHLHLYQESLPNPSEEIIEHAEEIDLDYCIEDLSKMIDSMTMACDRIKNISNSLRTFSRADRDEKQLFNIHEGIDSTILILKHRLKANEQRPAIEVFTEYGDIPQIECFPGQLNQVFMNILANAIDALDESIAGCSYQEIAANPKQITITTITVEQQVKIMISDNGIGMTEEVQEKIFDNLFTTKGVNKGTGLGLAIAKQIICDKHHGVIECSSIIGKGTKFMLTMPISG
- a CDS encoding translation initiation factor — its product is MSKNNSSKNRIVYQEFGDNNSPALERATPDLPPEKQNVRVQATRSGRKGKTVTVITGFQSNPDTLQNLLKQLKTQCGTGGTVKDNEIEIQGDQKQKILEILLKLGYKAKISGG
- a CDS encoding replication restart DNA helicase PriA: MLTVQKVRCPNCGNEGERYYIADRNLMRTQCHHCDYLLVSCILTGKVLEAYAPGIPVKK
- the rlmN gene encoding 23S rRNA (adenine(2503)-C(2))-methyltransferase RlmN, which gives rise to MSAPSLVANSETKIASIPVPPLLGASLAELTMWVQSQGQPAYRGKQLHDWIYHQGARSLADISVFSKQWRSQIADIPIGRSTLHYRSVAPDGTVKYLLQLTDGQIVETVGIPTYTNPRFPDPESLERLTVCVSTQVGCPMACDFCATGKGGFKRNLARHEIIDQVLTVQSDFQQRVSNIVFMGMGEPLLNMNHVLGAIKSLNQDVGIGQRNLTLSTVGIRDRIRQFAEEKLQVTLAVSLHAPNQPLREQLIPSAHSYPIEDLLAECREAVEITGRRITFEYVLLAGVNDLPEHATELAGLLRGFQTHVNLIPYNPISEVDYQRPSGDRIQTFTNILKQHHIAVTVRYSRGLAADAACGQLRASKK
- a CDS encoding phenylpyruvate tautomerase MIF-related protein → MPLIKVQTSLTAPAKGEIETMLKSLSSMLAKHTGKPESYVMTAFESDIPMTFGGTTEPVCYIEIKSVGSMKPEQTQSMSQDFCQQINQVLGVAKNRIYIEFADAKGAMWGWNGTTFG
- a CDS encoding tellurite resistance TerB family protein; the protein is MGLFDQMLGAQSSVQETLSPTEAFAAITLAAIASDGYLSEEEGRVISSTLSRMRLFKSYSNDVMVRMFDKLLGILRREGINTLFRVAKASLPHDLREAAFAVATDLVLADGIVAQEEQDFLNDLCLDLGIDSNVATQIVEVMLIKNRG
- a CDS encoding cyclic peptide export ABC transporter, which encodes MNLILFLLQASFVQVIIAVITGLISGSTTARLISLVNQSISQGFASGKFADDLLWQFAFLVLVVVVSGITSQILLINLSQGAVYRLRLRFSQEILSTPLRHLEELGANRLLATLTDDVTTLSNTIFAIPFICIDTSIIIGCLIYLAWLSTPVFAFTAGFLLLSILTVQLQIKRGNHYFLLAREEQDNLFKDFRAITDGVKELKLNSARRQQFFSEELQQTAGKSRDYNISALLTYAIAMGWGNLLLFTFIGLFLFLFPSLLNISPSLLSSYILTIIYMMLPLQTILERIQAIARADVALNKIRTLGLAIAAQQENNLTPLSPINQTWQTLELRQVTHNYPTETEDSNFVLGALDLTFHGGEIIFLIGGNGSGKSTLAKIITGLYIPEQGEILLDNTPIDDKNREWYRQHFSVVFSDYFLFDKLLGFTNTDLDTEAKNYLHQLNLDKKVKVSDGKLSTTALSQGQRKRLALLTAYLENRPIYLFDEWASDQDPMFREIFYQQILANLKARGKTVFVISHDDHYFHIADRIIKLDYGQIEYDRRNPGKS
- a CDS encoding tetratricopeptide repeat protein, whose translation is MNHESYNKGLELAKQQNFAEAIAHFTQAITEVPNFPEGYLRRGLAYYNSGDNLRAIGDYNEALKLNPQFLEAYYSRGLAKLALKNLPGTLADAEAAIRINYNYAPAHQLRGIVKRKLGSLQEAIANFKQAAELYLQQKDKEGCQSCLASIKQLQSPSPVTTVSPTPTKPLISPQEYFTQLLDKAENGDTHQALEDLNWALGIDSQDAQALCCRGVVYCKQGKYQQAIADFNQALRLNFTDVIVYRNRGRARLALGDHQGAIADFNQAIQLQPQDTLIYTARGQAYHAIGNYLGAIQDYSQALQINPDDASAYYNRALTHTCLEEMQAAISDYQKAASIYCEKEDWGNYQQVLSSLNKIQSLAPEVKKSQQNLLRQRLQRMVGGYWEIAARLIEQAKYNYPGMPESWYMEKVIADLERERGRE
- the sfsA gene encoding DNA/RNA nuclease SfsA; this translates as MDNYIYHYPTLYPGTLIRRYKRFFAEVELESGEIVTAHCPNTGPMTGVYIPGNPVMLSLSDNPNRKLPYTWELIQLTDNQPTWVGVNTALPNKIIKLALEKYLFPELGTYTNIRPEVVYGADKKSRIDFLISNTDSQKSIYLEVKNTTWTDKNLALFPDTETTRGQKHLRELMALLPKFRAVMLYFINREDCTEFAPGDRADPKYGALLRQAYQLGLEVLPCRFAISPKGIRYLGLATLKLGE